The following are encoded in a window of Balaenoptera ricei isolate mBalRic1 chromosome 1, mBalRic1.hap2, whole genome shotgun sequence genomic DNA:
- the USP1 gene encoding ubiquitin carboxyl-terminal hydrolase 1: MPGVIPSESNGLSRGSPSKKNRLSLKFFQKKETKRALDFTDSQENEEKTSEYRGSEIDQVVPAAQSSPVNCEKRENLLPFVGLNNLGNTCYLNSILQVLYFCPGFKSGVKHLFNIISRKKEALKDEASQKDKGNCKEDSSASYELICSLQSLIISVEQLQASFLLNPEKYTDELATQPRRLLNTLRELNPMYEGYLQHDAQEVLQCILGNIQETCQLLKKEKNVAELSTKVEEKHQKEEMSGNNSMEMDNMRHSEDYKEKLPKVNGKRKSDTEFGNMKKKVKVSKEHQSLEENQRQTRSKRKATVDSLDIPAKIIPKYISENESARPSQKKSRVKINWLKSAAKQPSIISKFCSLGKITTNQESKGQSKENEYDLEKDLGKYENDNTANGCGLESPGNNVMPVNEVKPINKGAEQIGFELVEKLFQGQLVLRTRCLECESLTERREDFQDISVPVQEDELSKVEESSEISPEPKTEMKTLRWAISQFASVERIVGEDKYFCENCHHYTEAERSLLFDKMPEVITIHLKCFAASGLEFDCYGGGLSKINTPLLTPLKLSLEEWSTKPTNDSYGLFAVVMHSGITISSGHYTASVKVTDLNSLELDKENFVIDQMCEIGKPEPLNEEEARGVVENYDDEEVSIRVSGNTQPSKVLNKKNVEAIGLLGGQKSKADYELYNKASNPDKVASTAFAENRNSEANNTNGTHESDRNKESSDQTGINMTGFENKISYVVQSLKEYEGKWLLFDDSEVKVTEEKDFLNSLSPSTSPTSTPYLLFYKKL; encoded by the exons ATGCCCGGTGTCATACCTAGTGAAAGTAATGGGCTTTCAAGAGGTAGTCCAtcaaaaaaaaacagactttccTTGAAGTTTTTTCAGAAAAAGGAAACCAAGAGAGCCTTGGATTTCACAGATtctcaagaaaatgaagaaaaaacttCTGAATATAGAGGATCTGAAAT TGATCAAGTTGTTCCTGCAGCACAGTCCTCACCTGTCAACTGCGAGAAGAGAGAAAACTTGTTACCGTTTGTGGGACTGAATAATCTCGGCAATACTTGTTATCTTAATAGTATACTTCAG GTATTATATTTTTGTCCTGGTTTTAAATCTGGAGTGAAGcacttatttaatattatttcaagGAAGAAAGAAGCCCTAAAAGATGAAGCCAGTCAAAAAgataag GGAAATTGCAAAGAAGATTCTTCAGCAAGTTATGAACTAATATGCAGCTTACAGTCCTTGATCATTTCAGTCGAACAGCTTCAGGCTAGTTTTCTCTTAAATCCAGAGAAATATACTGATGAACTTGCTACTCAGCCAAGGCGACTACTTAACACACTCAG ggAACTCAACCCTATGTATGAAGGATATCTACAGCATGATGCACAGGAAGTATTACAGTGTATTTTGGGAAACATTCAAGAAACATGCCAactcctaaaaaaagaaaaaaatgtggcagAGTTATCTACTAAGGTagaagaaaaacatcagaaagaggaaatgagtggTAATAACAGCATGGAGATGGACAATATGAGGCATTCTGAAGACTATAAAGAAAAATTGCCAaaagtaaatgggaaaagaaaaagtgacaCTGAATTTGgtaatatgaagaaaaaagttaaagtcTCTAAGGAACACCAGTCTTTGGAAGAAAACCAGAGACAAACCAGATCAAAAAGAAAAGCTACAGTTGATTCATTAGATATTCCTGCTAAAATAATCCCCAAGtacatttctgaaaatgaaagTGCAAGACCCTCACAAAAGAAATCAAGAGTTAAAATAAACTGGTTAAAGTCTGCAGCTAAGCAACCCAGCATTATTTCTAAATTCTGTAGTCTGggtaaaataacaacaaaccaAGAATCCAAAGGAcaatctaaagaaaatgaatatgatCTTGAAAAGGACTTGGGGAAGTATGAGAATGATAATACAGCTAATGGTTGTGGACTTGAATCTCCAGGGAATAATGTTATGCCTGTTAATGAAGTTAAGCCCATAAACAAAG gtGCAGAGCAAATTGGTTTTGAGCTAGTGGAGAAATTATTTCAAGGTCAGCTGGTATTAAGGACTCGTTGCTTAGAATGTGAAAGTTtaacagaaagaagagaagatttTCAAGACATCAGTGTACCAGTGCAAGAAGATGAGCTTTCCAAAGTAGAGGAGAGTTCTGAAA TTTCTCCAGAgccaaaaacagaaatgaagaccctgaGATGGGCAATTTCACAGTTTGCTTCAGTGGAGAGGATTGTAGGAGAAGAtaaatatttctgtgaaaattgccatcaTTATACTGAAGCTGAACGAAGTCTTTTGTTTGACAAAATGCCTGAAGTTATAACTATTCATTTGAAGTGCTTTGCTGCTAGTGGCTTGGA GTTTGATTGTTATGGTGGTGGACTTTCCAAGATCAACACTCCTTTACTGACACCTCTTAAACTGTCACTAGAAGAATGGAGCACAAAGCCAACCAATGACAGCTATGGATTATTTGCAGTTGTGATGCATAGTGGCATTACAATTAGTAGTGGGCATTATACTGCTTCTGTTAAAGTCACTGACCTTAATAGTTTAGAACTAGATAAGGAAAATTTTGTGATCGACCAAATGTGTGAGATAGGTAAGCCAGAACCATTGAATGAGGAGGAAGCAAGGGGTGTGGTCGAAAACTATGACGATGAAGAAGTGTCGATTAGAGTCAGTGGAAATACCCAGCCAAGTAAAGTTTTGaacaaaaaaaatgtagaagCTATTGGACTTCTTGGAGGACAAAAGAGTAAAGCAGATTATGAGTTATACAACAAAGCATCTAATCCTGATAAAGTTGCCAGTACAGCATTTGCTGAAAATAGAAATTCTGAGGCTAACAATACTAATGGGACCCATGAATCTGATAGAAACAAGGAATCCAGTGACCAAACAGGCATTAACATGACtggttttgaaaacaaaatttcataTGTAGTACAAAGCTTAAAGGAGTATGAGGGGAAGTGGTTGCTTTTTGATGATTCTGAAGTGAAAGTTACTGAAGAGAAGGACTTTTTgaattctctttccccttctaCATCTCCTACATCTACTCCTTATTTGCTATTTTATAAGAAATTATAG